In one window of Thermodesulfobacteriota bacterium DNA:
- a CDS encoding SGNH/GDSL hydrolase family protein: MSDNTTLAYSDGHDKNAVGILIRGQVFQKKAVTGENNSGPYILSAWIKTSQEQNAYVQLESNDLMNINYHPGDGRWQLISVVFPKNDASKDIRVVLGADRENAVFDDVRLVLGRKQNLPALPEGNGSRFRELISSQKSGQFRILALGGSTTYGHADFYRTWPYILEQKLNSYYPGQFEIINLGIPGCSTEQLLYFSSKSPSTHDGFLDLNPDMVIIMPVWNDFLNDFSKHHTNMNTINQRFRENWFVRKTALGYYVYRLIYAHLIEGLFANITEEFPENQKFDENSDEYAGRWLNFFASDLNRTIPGFAFGIRLEKIIELYRDSGVSVMLATSPCIWPADVDFKEARQVMEKHQVEEAKTPENMIKAWLFMEEWDRQVITKVAGKTNQECEDFTEYFRNRYPTMLSRVEFFQDGTHFNLNGNTLLADYLFNAESFQRLVKGRETDPL, from the coding sequence ATGTCCGACAATACGACGCTGGCGTATAGTGATGGGCACGATAAAAATGCCGTCGGGATTCTGATCCGGGGACAGGTCTTTCAGAAGAAAGCGGTAACCGGAGAAAATAATAGCGGGCCATATATTCTGTCGGCCTGGATTAAAACCAGCCAGGAGCAAAATGCTTATGTCCAGCTGGAATCCAATGACCTGATGAATATTAATTATCACCCCGGAGACGGCCGATGGCAGTTGATCAGCGTCGTTTTCCCGAAAAACGATGCGTCGAAAGACATCAGGGTGGTATTGGGCGCGGACAGAGAAAATGCGGTGTTCGATGACGTCAGGCTGGTTCTCGGGCGGAAGCAGAATCTTCCGGCACTTCCGGAGGGCAATGGAAGCCGCTTCCGGGAACTGATCAGTTCTCAAAAGTCGGGACAATTCAGGATCCTTGCGCTGGGCGGCTCCACGACATACGGCCATGCTGATTTTTACAGGACCTGGCCCTACATACTTGAACAAAAGTTGAACAGTTATTATCCGGGACAATTTGAAATCATCAATCTCGGCATACCCGGCTGTTCGACCGAACAGCTATTGTACTTTTCTTCAAAATCCCCTTCAACCCATGACGGTTTTCTGGACTTGAATCCGGACATGGTCATTATCATGCCGGTCTGGAATGACTTCCTGAACGATTTTTCGAAGCATCACACCAACATGAATACAATTAATCAGCGGTTTCGCGAAAACTGGTTTGTCCGCAAAACCGCTCTCGGATATTATGTTTACCGGTTAATATATGCTCATCTGATTGAAGGTTTATTTGCAAATATTACGGAAGAATTCCCGGAAAACCAGAAGTTTGATGAGAACTCAGATGAATATGCCGGCCGCTGGCTGAACTTTTTCGCTTCGGACTTGAACCGCACTATTCCCGGGTTCGCTTTCGGTATCCGTCTGGAGAAAATAATCGAGTTATACCGTGACAGCGGGGTAAGCGTTATGTTGGCCACTTCTCCCTGTATCTGGCCGGCCGACGTTGATTTTAAAGAGGCCAGACAGGTTATGGAAAAACACCAGGTGGAGGAAGCGAAGACTCCGGAGAACATGATCAAAGCCTGGCTGTTCATGGAAGAATGGGACCGGCAGGTGATCACGAAAGTCGCGGGAAAAACAAATCAGGAATGTGAGGATTTCACGGAATATTTCAGGAACCGATATCCAACGATGCTTTCCCGAGTGGAATTTTTTCAGGACGGAACGCATTTTAATTTAAACGGGAATACCCTGCTGGCGGATTATCTGTTTAACGCCGAATCGTTTCAACGCCTGGTAAAAGGGCGGGAAACGGATCCGCTGTAA